The bacterium nucleotide sequence AGTACCCCAGTATTTTTGATAATTCTGAGGATTCTTATAATATTTTAAGCGGGGTTTATAAGGGTATTCGCTTTAAAAATAACCTCACGGCACTTAGTCGTATTTGGTACTACTATTACGCGCACTTAACCGACCGTTGGGATTTTATAGACGAACAGATGTCACAAAAACTAATTTCGCTTATCAGTAAAAAACCGGAATATGTTTTTGTTACTTACCCCGGCATTGATGAAATTTCGCATCGTACATCGCCTTTTAGTGAACGCACCCGCAATGCCTATCATCAACTCGATCGACATGTGGGTAATATGATAGAAGCACTCAAAAATAACGGAATATATGATGACACCCTTATTGCTATGGCATCCGATCACGGATTATCGGAAACAAGCCGTCATTTTGACATCAGTCCTTTTTTGGATACCAAAGGCTATAAAACACTTTATTATACTCAAATATTTAAACGCAATGTGAATGCTGCCTCTATGGTATCGGGTAATGGCATGGCGCATTTGTATTTTAAATCTGAAAAGGGCTGGGACGAGCCTTGCTATTTTGAAGAATTGTCTCACAAAAGCTTACTTTTAGATGAAATACGTTTACGTCCCGAAGTTGATTTGGTGGCCTCTAAGGGAGGAGATGGAAAAATTCATCTTTTAACTGAACGTGGGCACGGCTATTTTAAAGTGCATGACAGTAAGGTAGATTATGAATGGAGCGGCTACGAACCCTTAAATTTAAATCTTCCGGAAAAACCTAAAAATGTAAGTATGAGTTTTGATGATAGTTATGCAAAAACGTTTAATACTCATTATCCCGACGTTTTTTATCAACTCCACATGCTTTTTAAATCTCCCCGTTCTGGCGATGTAATTGTTTCGGCTAAACCGGGCCATGATTTACGCGACAAATATGAAGTTCCTGAACATAAAGCCTCTCACGGCTCAATATGCCCAGAGCATATGAAAATTCCCTTCATTATCAATCATCCTATTACCAACAAAACAGCCATGCGTAGTATGGATGTGTATCCCACCATCCTAAAACTCTTAGGCAAAAACCTGTCTCATTCAATTGACGGGAAGAGTTTAGTGTGATTTTTTATAAATACTATTATAAATCAATAACTTAGATATATATTAGCAAGCCCTTAAAATATTCCCCCTGATAACACTTTGTTCTCACTTTCTGCTGCCCCCCCCCTGTTTTAACAACAATTTTTAAGTCCTTTTAACCGATAATTAAGGTGGGGTTGGATAGTGTTTGTATATGGGGAAAGTACGTCAAAATTATCACCATAAAGCGGCTTTTTTATCTGCCCAAAATGAGGGGGCATTTCAAAAACACGCAAAAAAAGCACCCAAGGTTTTGGCGCGTCCTGAAAATAAAGGGTCATATTTTACAAACGAGGCACTTCCTTCATTAACACCCCCACCTTCAAAGTTTTCTTTGCCTCTCCATCTTAAGCCACAGCTTCATATGTCGGCTCAAGAGCAGGTAACCCTTACACCAGAAGGAGTTGCATTTTTAGATACTATAA carries:
- a CDS encoding alkaline phosphatase family protein, producing MVQQYKRCIFILADGARPDVLREELKLGNLPHISRYLIENGSFEEMLTVFPSTTGPAYFPFINGCHPGTFNVPGIRWFDRASYAERGWSFKSFRSYVGLETFLINPDSSQQYPSIFDNSEDSYNILSGVYKGIRFKNNLTALSRIWYYYYAHLTDRWDFIDEQMSQKLISLISKKPEYVFVTYPGIDEISHRTSPFSERTRNAYHQLDRHVGNMIEALKNNGIYDDTLIAMASDHGLSETSRHFDISPFLDTKGYKTLYYTQIFKRNVNAASMVSGNGMAHLYFKSEKGWDEPCYFEELSHKSLLLDEIRLRPEVDLVASKGGDGKIHLLTERGHGYFKVHDSKVDYEWSGYEPLNLNLPEKPKNVSMSFDDSYAKTFNTHYPDVFYQLHMLFKSPRSGDVIVSAKPGHDLRDKYEVPEHKASHGSICPEHMKIPFIINHPITNKTAMRSMDVYPTILKLLGKNLSHSIDGKSLV